A genome region from Alistipes dispar includes the following:
- a CDS encoding TatD family hydrolase, translated as MAEYVNIHTHRPAGRGIELRAKGVHPWDAEREDTATLGQRLGDAQAVGETGLDFACGVAREAQTAALRAQLRLACERGLPVVLHCVRAFEPLMRELAACPPPAAIFHGFIGSPEQARQAVAKGYYLSFGERTFASRKTLEALREVPSDRLFFETDDSPAAIETIYARAAEVRRTTVEELRRATAENYRRLFGEK; from the coding sequence ATGGCCGAATACGTCAATATCCACACCCACCGCCCTGCGGGCCGCGGCATCGAGCTGCGCGCGAAGGGCGTGCATCCGTGGGACGCGGAGCGGGAGGACACGGCGACGCTCGGGCAGCGGCTCGGCGACGCGCAGGCCGTCGGCGAGACGGGGCTGGACTTCGCCTGCGGCGTCGCGCGCGAGGCGCAGACGGCGGCGCTCAGAGCCCAGTTGCGGCTGGCCTGCGAACGGGGGCTTCCGGTCGTGCTGCACTGCGTGCGGGCCTTCGAACCGCTGATGCGCGAACTGGCGGCCTGCCCGCCTCCGGCCGCGATTTTCCACGGATTCATCGGATCGCCCGAACAGGCGCGGCAGGCCGTGGCGAAGGGATATTACCTCTCGTTCGGCGAGCGCACCTTCGCCTCGCGCAAGACGCTCGAAGCCCTGCGCGAGGTTCCGTCCGACCGTCTCTTCTTCGAGACGGACGACAGCCCCGCAGCCATCGAAACGATCTACGCCCGGGCCGCGGAGGTGCGGCGAACGACCGTGGAAGAGCTGCGGCGGGCGACGGCGGAGAACTACCGCCGGCTGTTCGGGGAGAAGTGA
- a CDS encoding Na(+)-translocating NADH-quinone reductase subunit A — MSKIITLRKGLDINLAGKPRESLSDAPQASEYALSPLDFEGVTPKLLVKVGDKVKAGTPLFFNKYNERVLFTSPVSGTVAAVNRGEKRKVLSVTVTPDGGQSYEEFGKIDLRTASREQIVELLLRSGLWPMIVQRPYGVIADPNDTPKAVFISAFDSAPLAPDYNFVLRDEQRNLQAGIELMRRLTLGKVHLSVRAKAEGRMPSLQGVELHAFAGKHPVGNVGVQIHHVDPINKGDIVWTVNIQDLAIIGRLVNEGRVDMRRIVAVTGSEIENPHYVRIVSGARVDSLVSGNVRPQKEGDRVRFISGNVLTGTKTSPEGFMGFYANQLTAIPEGDKYELLGWAMPRLNKFSVSRAYFSWLCPKKEYNLDTNLNGGERPFVVTGLYEQYLPMDIYPMYLLKACLAGDIDKMENLGIYEVTEEDFALCEFVDPSKIEIQQIIRDGINLMIKEA; from the coding sequence ATGTCGAAAATCATTACACTACGCAAGGGTTTAGACATCAATCTGGCGGGTAAACCCCGGGAGTCGCTCTCCGATGCGCCTCAGGCTTCGGAGTACGCCCTCTCGCCCCTCGATTTCGAGGGCGTGACACCCAAGCTGCTGGTTAAGGTGGGCGATAAGGTGAAGGCCGGTACGCCGTTGTTCTTCAACAAGTACAACGAGCGGGTCCTCTTCACGTCGCCCGTCAGCGGCACGGTGGCGGCGGTCAATCGCGGCGAGAAGCGCAAGGTGCTCTCGGTGACGGTGACCCCCGACGGCGGGCAGAGCTACGAGGAGTTCGGCAAGATCGACCTCCGCACCGCTTCGCGCGAACAGATCGTCGAACTGCTGCTGCGTTCGGGCCTCTGGCCGATGATCGTGCAGCGACCCTACGGCGTCATCGCCGACCCGAACGACACGCCGAAGGCGGTCTTCATCTCCGCCTTCGACTCCGCGCCGCTGGCTCCGGACTACAACTTCGTCCTGCGGGACGAGCAGCGGAACCTGCAGGCGGGCATCGAGCTGATGCGCCGCCTCACGCTGGGCAAGGTGCACCTGTCGGTGCGCGCCAAGGCCGAGGGACGGATGCCGTCGCTCCAGGGCGTCGAGTTGCACGCCTTCGCGGGCAAACATCCCGTGGGCAACGTCGGCGTGCAGATCCACCATGTCGATCCGATCAACAAGGGCGACATCGTCTGGACGGTGAACATCCAGGACCTGGCCATCATCGGCCGCCTGGTCAATGAGGGCCGCGTGGACATGCGCCGCATCGTCGCCGTCACCGGCTCGGAGATCGAAAACCCGCACTACGTCCGCATCGTCTCGGGTGCGCGCGTCGATTCGCTCGTCTCGGGCAACGTCCGTCCGCAGAAGGAGGGCGACCGCGTCCGCTTCATCTCGGGCAACGTGCTCACCGGCACGAAGACCTCGCCCGAGGGCTTCATGGGCTTCTACGCCAACCAGCTCACGGCCATTCCCGAAGGCGACAAGTACGAGCTGCTGGGCTGGGCGATGCCGCGTCTGAACAAGTTCTCCGTCTCGCGCGCCTACTTCTCGTGGCTCTGCCCGAAGAAGGAGTACAACCTCGACACGAACCTCAACGGCGGCGAGCGTCCGTTCGTCGTGACGGGGCTCTACGAGCAGTACCTGCCGATGGACATTTACCCCATGTATCTGCTCAAGGCCTGCCTTGCGGGCGACATCGACAAGATGGAGAACCTCGGCATCTACGAGGTCACCGAGGAGGACTTCGCGCTCTGCGAGTTCGTCGATCCCTCGAAGATCGAGATCCAGCAGATCATTCGCGACGGTATTAACTTAATGATTAAGGAGGCATAA
- the nqrB gene encoding NADH:ubiquinone reductase (Na(+)-transporting) subunit B, with protein sequence MDNIKPTFSKGGKLGFLESTFDAFETFLFVPNTTTSKGAHIRDCNDMKRTMIVVVLALMPAFLFGCFNTGMQVGLTGFQAFFYGLVRVLPMVCVSYVVGLGIEFGFAQARGHEVNEGFLVTGLLIPMIFPVSTPLWMVALSTAFAVVFGKEVFGGTGMNVFNPALLARAFAFFAYTPSMSGETVWFSDWTMMGAKVDGITGATALEQLSTTGTMAFSPADAFLGFIPGSFGETSTLAILIGAAILLFTGIASWRTMVSVFVGGLAMGYLFQALGVTEYPAWWHLIVGGFAFGAVFMATDPVTSAQTNRGKYIVGLMTGALAVMIRVVNPAYPEGMMLSILFMNALAPLVDYFVVESSISRRKKRVKTAK encoded by the coding sequence ATGGACAATATCAAGCCCACCTTCTCCAAGGGCGGAAAGCTGGGCTTCCTGGAATCGACGTTCGATGCGTTCGAGACCTTCCTCTTCGTTCCCAACACGACGACCTCGAAGGGTGCGCACATCCGCGACTGCAACGACATGAAGCGTACGATGATCGTCGTCGTGCTGGCGCTGATGCCGGCCTTCCTGTTCGGCTGTTTCAACACGGGTATGCAGGTGGGCCTCACGGGCTTCCAGGCCTTCTTCTACGGTCTGGTGCGCGTGCTGCCGATGGTCTGCGTCTCCTATGTCGTGGGTCTGGGCATCGAGTTCGGCTTCGCGCAGGCGCGCGGCCACGAGGTGAACGAAGGTTTCCTCGTGACGGGTCTGCTGATCCCGATGATCTTCCCCGTCTCGACGCCGCTCTGGATGGTGGCACTCTCCACGGCCTTCGCCGTCGTCTTCGGCAAGGAGGTCTTCGGCGGTACGGGCATGAACGTCTTCAACCCGGCGCTGCTGGCCCGCGCCTTCGCCTTCTTCGCCTACACGCCTTCCATGTCGGGCGAGACCGTATGGTTCTCCGACTGGACGATGATGGGCGCCAAGGTGGACGGCATCACGGGCGCCACGGCGCTCGAACAGCTTTCGACGACGGGTACGATGGCTTTCTCGCCGGCGGACGCTTTCCTGGGCTTCATCCCCGGATCGTTCGGCGAGACCTCGACGCTGGCCATCCTTATCGGTGCGGCGATTCTCCTCTTCACGGGCATCGCTTCGTGGCGCACGATGGTGTCGGTGTTCGTCGGCGGCCTTGCGATGGGCTACCTGTTCCAGGCGCTCGGCGTGACGGAGTATCCGGCCTGGTGGCATCTGATCGTCGGCGGCTTCGCCTTCGGCGCCGTCTTCATGGCGACCGATCCCGTCACCTCGGCGCAGACCAACAGGGGCAAGTACATCGTGGGTCTGATGACCGGCGCGCTGGCCGTGATGATCCGCGTCGTGAACCCCGCATATCCCGAGGGCATGATGCTTTCGATCCTCTTCATGAACGCATTGGCGCCGCTGGTGGACTACTTCGTGGTCGAGTCCAGCATTTCGCGCCGCAAGAAACGTGTTAAAACTGCAAAATAG
- a CDS encoding Na(+)-translocating NADH:ubiquinone reductase subunit C, whose product MAKKQFKCNVCGYVHEGAAAPDTCPVCGAPASEFTELKGKKGLFGDTNSNAYIVLYSTVMVVVVATLLALAALGLQKRQAENELNEKKQAILGSLAAQGESYDEFIDAYVVDAEGRKVEDAGDIFALLNDLPGAFAAGKFPIFEARDGRVVIPVTGMGLWGPVWGYLALEKDMNTVAGIIMAHKGETPGLGAEISTPKYQALFVGKQIFDGDKFVSVKLRKGGAKDPLHEVDAISGGTKTSDGVSLMLENSLRNYLPLLEAKRTASEPAAPAAEVSNEENVGNNE is encoded by the coding sequence ATGGCTAAGAAACAATTCAAATGCAACGTCTGCGGCTACGTCCACGAAGGAGCGGCCGCGCCCGACACCTGCCCCGTCTGCGGCGCTCCCGCCTCGGAATTCACGGAGCTGAAGGGTAAGAAGGGGCTGTTCGGCGATACGAACAGCAATGCCTATATCGTGCTCTATTCGACGGTGATGGTCGTCGTCGTGGCCACGCTGCTGGCGCTGGCCGCGCTGGGTCTTCAGAAACGTCAGGCGGAGAACGAGCTCAACGAGAAGAAGCAGGCCATCCTCGGCTCGCTGGCCGCGCAGGGCGAGTCCTACGACGAGTTCATCGACGCGTATGTGGTCGATGCCGAGGGGCGGAAGGTGGAGGATGCGGGCGATATTTTCGCCCTGCTCAACGACCTGCCGGGCGCTTTTGCCGCGGGCAAGTTCCCGATCTTCGAGGCCCGCGACGGCCGCGTGGTCATTCCCGTTACGGGCATGGGCCTCTGGGGACCGGTGTGGGGATACCTCGCCCTGGAGAAGGATATGAACACGGTGGCCGGTATCATCATGGCCCACAAGGGCGAGACGCCGGGTCTGGGAGCCGAGATCTCGACGCCCAAATACCAGGCGCTGTTCGTCGGCAAACAGATTTTCGACGGCGACAAATTCGTCTCGGTGAAACTCCGCAAGGGCGGTGCCAAGGACCCGCTGCATGAGGTGGATGCCATTTCGGGCGGTACGAAGACTTCCGACGGCGTGTCGCTGATGCTCGAAAACAGTCTCAGAAACTATCTGCCCCTGCTGGAGGCCAAGCGCACCGCGTCGGAGCCGGCGGCCCCCGCAGCGGAAGTGTCTAACGAAGAAAACGTAGGAAACAATGAGTAA
- a CDS encoding NADH:ubiquinone reductase (Na(+)-transporting) subunit D, with protein sequence MSKNEKEPLFSAKNMKYLTGPFSANNPVIVQILGICSALAVTVQLKPAIVMALSVTVVTGFSNLVMSLIRTGVPARIRIIVQLVVIAALVILVDQVLKAFVYEVSKQLSVYVGLIITNCIVMGRVEAFALGNKPWASFLDGIGNGLGYGMILVTVAFFRELLGSGSLLGFRIIPESWYMAEGGFYSNCGMMLFPPMALIIVGCIIWVHRSRNKDLQEK encoded by the coding sequence ATGAGTAAGAACGAAAAAGAGCCTTTGTTTTCGGCCAAGAATATGAAATATCTGACGGGGCCGTTCTCCGCGAACAACCCGGTCATCGTGCAGATCCTCGGTATCTGCTCGGCGCTGGCCGTCACCGTGCAGTTGAAGCCGGCCATCGTCATGGCGCTCAGCGTGACGGTCGTCACCGGATTCTCGAATCTGGTGATGTCGCTGATCCGTACCGGTGTGCCGGCCCGGATCCGCATCATCGTCCAGCTCGTCGTGATCGCCGCGCTGGTGATTCTCGTCGATCAGGTGCTCAAGGCCTTCGTTTACGAAGTCTCCAAGCAGTTGTCGGTCTATGTGGGTCTTATCATCACGAACTGTATCGTCATGGGCCGCGTCGAGGCCTTCGCTTTGGGCAACAAGCCGTGGGCTTCGTTCCTCGACGGCATCGGCAACGGCCTGGGCTACGGCATGATTCTCGTCACGGTGGCCTTCTTCCGCGAACTGCTCGGTTCGGGCAGCCTGCTGGGCTTCCGCATCATTCCCGAGAGCTGGTACATGGCCGAGGGCGGATTCTATTCGAACTGCGGCATGATGCTCTTCCCGCCGATGGCGCTCATCATCGTGGGCTGCATCATCTGGGTGCATCGCTCGCGCAACAAGGACTTACAGGAAAAATAG
- the nqrE gene encoding NADH:ubiquinone reductase (Na(+)-transporting) subunit E, with amino-acid sequence MESLNIFIRSIFIDNMVFAFFFGMCSYIAVSKSVKTALGLGAAVTFVMVMTVPLNYLLYEYVLKADVLVAGVDLSFLTFIVFIATIAAFVQLVEMIVEKFSPSLYSQLGIFLPLIAVNCAILGGSLFMQQKVDGGELTSLWQTIVYGLGSGLGWWLAIVMMAAIREKTTYSHIPAALKGPGIAFIITGLMGIAFMIFSGIQF; translated from the coding sequence ATGGAATCATTGAATATCTTTATCCGGTCGATCTTTATCGACAACATGGTCTTCGCCTTCTTCTTCGGCATGTGCTCCTACATCGCCGTATCGAAGAGCGTGAAGACGGCCCTCGGGCTGGGTGCCGCCGTGACGTTCGTGATGGTGATGACCGTGCCTCTGAATTACCTCTTGTATGAATACGTGCTGAAAGCCGATGTGCTGGTTGCCGGCGTCGATCTGAGCTTCCTCACCTTCATCGTCTTCATCGCCACGATCGCCGCGTTCGTGCAGCTCGTGGAGATGATCGTCGAGAAGTTCTCGCCGTCGCTTTACAGCCAGTTGGGTATCTTCCTGCCGCTGATCGCCGTGAACTGCGCCATCCTGGGCGGTTCGCTCTTCATGCAGCAGAAGGTGGACGGCGGCGAGCTGACGTCGCTCTGGCAGACGATCGTTTACGGTCTGGGTTCGGGCCTGGGCTGGTGGCTGGCGATCGTCATGATGGCGGCCATCCGCGAGAAGACGACCTATTCGCATATCCCGGCGGCGCTCAAGGGACCCGGTATCGCCTTCATCATCACCGGTCTGATGGGTATCGCCTTCATGATCTTCTCGGGCATTCAGTTCTAA